From a single Epinephelus fuscoguttatus linkage group LG18, E.fuscoguttatus.final_Chr_v1 genomic region:
- the LOC125905766 gene encoding LOW QUALITY PROTEIN: lysozyme C-like (The sequence of the model RefSeq protein was modified relative to this genomic sequence to represent the inferred CDS: substituted 1 base at 1 genomic stop codon): protein MRSLVFLLLVALASAKIYDRCEWARVLKSYGMDGYHGYSLANWVCLSKWESDYNTAATHYNYYDGSTDYGIFQINSHYWCNNGQTLNAVNACHISCSELLTDDVSVAINCAKRVVRDPNGIRAWVAWRLHCEGRDLSSYVAGCGVXSTNQGAVIDIIVSHLQLQWIKAFLLFVCLI from the exons ATGAGGAGTCTAGTGTTTCTGCTCTTGGTGGCTTTAGCCAGCGCTAAAATCTACGACCGCTGTGAATGGGCCCGAGTGCTGAAGTCTTATGGGATGGACGGCTACCATGGCTACAGCCTGGCTAACT GGGTTTGTCTGAGCAAGTGGGAGTCAGATTACAATACAGCAGCCACCCACTACAACTACTACGACGGATCCACTGACTACGGCATATTCCAGATCAACAGCCACTATTGGTGTAACAACGGCCAGACTCTCAATGCAGTGAACGCATGCCACATCAGTTGCAGCG AGCTTCTGACCGATGATGTCAGTGTGGCGATCAATTGTGCCAAACGTGTCGTTAGGGATCCCAACGGCATCAGAGCCTG GGTGGCCTGGCGCCTTCACTGCGAGGGCCGTGACCTGAGCTCCTACGTGGCAGGATGTGGTGTTTAATCAACAAACCAGGGCGCTGTCATCGACATAATAGTCTCCCATCTTCAGCTGCAGTGGATTAAAGCTTTtctactgtttgtttgtttgatttga